The following proteins are encoded in a genomic region of Sebastes fasciatus isolate fSebFas1 chromosome 12, fSebFas1.pri, whole genome shotgun sequence:
- the tfpt gene encoding TCF3 fusion partner isoform X1 has product MMEDFSGLALPPLFGGHILEAELEPGGVELGPGEVMVELGPGGDELLESTAQEEEERRALDKRKCLSLNRRCKDIEQVNQKILGRLHQVQRITRRLKKERRFLMKTLDAHGDDYRNAQLTILLEDEPGAHLDPAAGVEDDRLNGVSGSTSSAGLHHAAGPKRRRHRIPRQEKDKDQQTEPDMSETQFGEMPSPTSLSH; this is encoded by the exons ATGATGGAGGATTTCTCTGGTTTGGCTCTGCCTCCTCTGTTTGGAGGACACATCCTGGAGGCAGAGCTGGAGCCTGGTGGTGTGGAGCTGGGACCAGGAGAGGTAATG GTGGAGCTGGGCCCGGGAGGCGATGAGCTGCTGGAGAGTACAGcacaggaggaagaagagagaagagctCTTGATAAGAGGAAATGTCTGTCTCTGAACAGGAGATGTAAAGATATTGAACAG gTGAATCAAAAGATTCTTGGTCGCCTTCATCAAGTCCAAAGAATTACACGGCGCTTGAAGAAGGAGAGACG GTTTCTCATGAAGACATTAGATGCTCATGGGGACGACTACAGAAACGCCCAGCTCACTATACTACTAGAG GATGAGCCTGGAGCCCATTTAGATCCTGCtgctggagtggaggatgaccGGCTCAATGGTGTGTCTGGTTCCACTTCGTCTGCAGGGTTGCATCATGCTGCCGGACCAAAGAGGAGGAGGCATCGAATTCCACGGCAAGAAAAGGATAAAGACCAACAG ACTGAACCAGACATGTCAGAGACACAGTTTGGAGAAATGCCCAGCCCaacctctctgtctcactga
- the ndufa3 gene encoding NADH dehydrogenase [ubiquinone] 1 alpha subcomplex subunit 3, whose product MAGIAAFLKNAWNKEPVILVSCAIGLMGVAIPFISPITKYTGMINSSVPYNYPVPVRDDGNMPDVPAHPSEAKGQNLEWLKNL is encoded by the exons ATGGCGG GAATCGCAGCGTTCCTGAAGAATGCATGGAACAAGGAGCCTGTTATCCTGGTCTCCTGTGCTATTGGACTGATGG GTGTTGCAATTCCATTTATCAGCCCCATCACAAAGTATACAGGAATGATCAATTCATCTGTGCCGTACAACTacccag TCCCTGTGCGAGATGATGGAAACATGCCCGATGTCCCGGCTCATCCGAGTGAAGCAAAAGGACAAAACTTGGAATGGCTTAAAAACCTTTAA
- the tfpt gene encoding TCF3 fusion partner isoform X2: MMEDFSGLALPPLFGGHILEAELEPGGVELGPGEVELGPGGDELLESTAQEEEERRALDKRKCLSLNRRCKDIEQVNQKILGRLHQVQRITRRLKKERRFLMKTLDAHGDDYRNAQLTILLEDEPGAHLDPAAGVEDDRLNGVSGSTSSAGLHHAAGPKRRRHRIPRQEKDKDQQTEPDMSETQFGEMPSPTSLSH, from the exons ATGATGGAGGATTTCTCTGGTTTGGCTCTGCCTCCTCTGTTTGGAGGACACATCCTGGAGGCAGAGCTGGAGCCTGGTGGTGTGGAGCTGGGACCAGGAGAG GTGGAGCTGGGCCCGGGAGGCGATGAGCTGCTGGAGAGTACAGcacaggaggaagaagagagaagagctCTTGATAAGAGGAAATGTCTGTCTCTGAACAGGAGATGTAAAGATATTGAACAG gTGAATCAAAAGATTCTTGGTCGCCTTCATCAAGTCCAAAGAATTACACGGCGCTTGAAGAAGGAGAGACG GTTTCTCATGAAGACATTAGATGCTCATGGGGACGACTACAGAAACGCCCAGCTCACTATACTACTAGAG GATGAGCCTGGAGCCCATTTAGATCCTGCtgctggagtggaggatgaccGGCTCAATGGTGTGTCTGGTTCCACTTCGTCTGCAGGGTTGCATCATGCTGCCGGACCAAAGAGGAGGAGGCATCGAATTCCACGGCAAGAAAAGGATAAAGACCAACAG ACTGAACCAGACATGTCAGAGACACAGTTTGGAGAAATGCCCAGCCCaacctctctgtctcactga